A genome region from Chengkuizengella sp. SCS-71B includes the following:
- a CDS encoding rhodanese-like domain-containing protein, with protein sequence MNTKPKFSLVLQTEAADPKIAFQHFTSRLSFETDVADLLIDLKKGCDHFIIVDVREAGSYKECHIPEAISLPTNRINAETTKLFPKEKVLITYCWGPACNGATKAAAKFSELGFKVKELIGGIEYWRNEGGEVEGTLGKEAPLYWKIQS encoded by the coding sequence ATGAACACAAAACCTAAATTTTCATTGGTATTACAAACTGAAGCAGCTGATCCAAAAATAGCGTTTCAGCACTTTACTTCAAGACTTTCATTCGAAACAGATGTAGCCGATCTCTTAATCGATTTAAAAAAAGGATGTGATCATTTCATTATTGTTGATGTTCGAGAAGCTGGTTCATACAAAGAATGCCATATACCTGAGGCTATCTCTTTACCTACGAATCGGATAAACGCGGAAACAACAAAATTATTTCCCAAGGAAAAAGTATTAATCACTTATTGCTGGGGACCTGCCTGTAATGGAGCAACAAAAGCTGCCGCGAAGTTTTCAGAACTTGGTTTTAAAGTAAAAGAATTAATAGGGGGTATTGAATATTGGCGTAATGAAGGTGGCGAAGTTGAGGGTACTTTAGGAAAAGAAGCTCCTTTATACTGGAAAATACAATCTTAA
- a CDS encoding winged helix-turn-helix domain-containing protein, protein MSYRVSLENSNTYELLLSLHLYKVRKNLKYLYKGMEWIEKVNKNITASFKNKLELWNDLAFGDVLCLLIEECPQKKDIESFLGWFENLSTVKIYELLASHLRKEDSHILLHIEEQKKIYSDLLYEWNKQYFIYEDVEYTMSNELARFKERVNKSSPENLIEEFATGLRIDIPSIKQVVLIPSIHFQPLHTFSVFKEKMYVWYPVQNETAREKTYSISKALSDQKRLDILQLLSKDKYKFTDILNVIGGAKGNLHHHIMILRSANLIRVHMCSHNQFYLSTRKAFVSELNENLNKFI, encoded by the coding sequence ATGTCTTATCGAGTTAGTCTTGAAAATTCAAATACCTATGAACTACTTTTAAGTCTTCATTTATATAAAGTAAGAAAAAATTTAAAGTATTTATATAAAGGTATGGAATGGATTGAAAAGGTGAATAAGAACATAACAGCATCATTTAAAAATAAACTAGAGCTATGGAATGATCTAGCTTTTGGAGATGTGTTGTGTTTACTTATTGAAGAATGTCCACAAAAGAAGGATATAGAATCTTTTTTAGGTTGGTTTGAAAATTTATCTACGGTAAAAATATATGAACTACTTGCATCACACTTAAGAAAAGAAGACTCTCATATTTTGCTCCATATAGAGGAACAGAAAAAAATATATAGTGATCTTCTGTATGAATGGAATAAACAGTATTTTATATATGAAGATGTAGAGTATACGATGTCAAATGAATTAGCGAGATTTAAAGAAAGAGTAAATAAGAGCTCACCAGAAAATTTAATAGAGGAGTTTGCAACGGGGCTTAGAATTGATATTCCATCCATAAAACAAGTTGTTCTTATTCCGTCTATACACTTTCAGCCTTTGCATACGTTTAGTGTTTTCAAAGAAAAAATGTATGTATGGTATCCTGTACAAAATGAAACTGCAAGAGAAAAAACATATTCCATTTCTAAAGCATTATCAGATCAAAAACGTTTGGATATACTCCAACTACTTTCTAAGGATAAATATAAATTTACGGATATTTTAAATGTAATTGGTGGTGCTAAAGGAAATCTTCATCATCACATTATGATATTAAGATCAGCCAATCTTATACGTGTTCATATGTGTAGTCACAATCAATTTTATTTGAGTACACGCAAAGCATTTGTTTCTGAATTGAATGAGAATTTGAATAAATTTATTTGA
- a CDS encoding M3 family metallopeptidase, which produces MKPHYYHPTQWNIKKLYPNEIDHSLSNELHEIKLLLNQLKIEPDSELIKDHLVDKQRLYTLADVRSRIEKADYYCYCLYSESTDHVVLSSLQNDINQCKNDFRSLLIIWTKYINQLPIEIKKQWTTIPYVESFFSNLIMDYNDELKKHLINLTKTELTQWNQFYNQLKNKLEVNMNDDEQRNVLSYVQANDITMNHKNLNQRVKAFNALTNSLDKEKELYATVLNQITRLRLIQNQDTKKEDILSESLRINGISNKTLHTMWRTVDENNEKLTSILNFKKKNEGTSTWHQFMTDQIELQTKIPFSKAAEGIYCSLKEIEVEMAQFVLNAIENEWVDAQPREGKHPGGFCVPFIRDGESRISLRYDGTIQSARILAHELGHAWHFRQLKDTPSLTFLEDHFPMSIAESSSILFEFIFIDHFIETSDPETKKSILNYKLQNSINYLMSVRGAFMFEQLLYEHSIEGPLNANQIEELSIQSQKKAYYDTFKQYQPFVWIKYGHFYNPSIPFYNYPYTFGYLLSLGLFTIAKQEGIKFSVKFKGFLSETGKKPVEELLQQYFHIDLKNPNFWQQSIDHILKDIEEYIKLADIK; this is translated from the coding sequence ATGAAGCCACATTACTATCATCCTACTCAATGGAATATAAAAAAATTGTACCCAAATGAAATTGACCATTCGTTGTCTAATGAACTACATGAAATTAAACTTTTATTAAACCAATTAAAAATTGAACCAGATTCAGAATTAATAAAAGATCATTTAGTGGATAAACAAAGGTTATACACTCTAGCGGATGTGAGGAGCAGGATTGAAAAAGCAGACTACTATTGTTACTGCCTTTACTCTGAATCAACAGATCATGTAGTTCTTTCCTCTTTACAAAACGATATCAATCAATGTAAAAATGATTTTCGTTCTTTATTAATAATTTGGACAAAATATATAAACCAGCTTCCTATTGAAATTAAAAAACAATGGACTACTATTCCTTATGTAGAATCTTTTTTTTCCAATTTAATAATGGACTATAATGATGAGCTTAAAAAACATTTAATTAACCTTACAAAAACAGAATTAACTCAATGGAACCAATTCTATAACCAGCTTAAAAATAAATTAGAAGTTAATATGAATGATGATGAACAGAGAAATGTGCTGTCTTATGTTCAAGCAAATGATATAACTATGAATCATAAAAACCTAAATCAAAGAGTTAAGGCATTCAACGCTCTAACTAACTCATTAGATAAAGAAAAGGAATTATATGCTACGGTTTTAAATCAAATTACTCGATTAAGATTAATTCAAAATCAAGATACAAAAAAAGAAGATATTTTATCAGAATCGCTGCGAATCAATGGGATTTCCAATAAAACTCTTCATACAATGTGGAGAACAGTTGATGAGAACAATGAAAAATTAACTTCTATTCTAAATTTTAAAAAGAAAAATGAAGGTACAAGTACATGGCATCAATTTATGACAGATCAAATAGAATTACAAACCAAAATCCCTTTCTCTAAAGCCGCAGAAGGAATCTATTGTTCATTAAAAGAAATAGAAGTGGAAATGGCACAATTTGTACTAAATGCCATTGAAAATGAGTGGGTAGATGCACAACCTAGAGAAGGAAAACACCCGGGTGGATTTTGCGTACCATTTATTCGAGATGGGGAATCTAGAATCTCTTTACGTTACGATGGAACGATACAGAGTGCAAGAATTCTAGCACATGAGTTAGGACATGCGTGGCACTTTAGACAGTTAAAAGATACTCCCTCTCTCACCTTTTTAGAAGATCATTTTCCAATGAGTATAGCAGAAAGCTCTTCTATTTTATTTGAATTTATTTTTATAGATCATTTCATAGAAACAAGTGATCCAGAAACTAAAAAATCAATATTAAATTATAAATTACAAAATAGTATCAATTATTTAATGTCTGTTCGTGGTGCCTTTATGTTTGAACAGCTATTGTATGAACACAGTATAGAAGGTCCATTAAACGCTAACCAAATAGAGGAATTATCTATCCAATCACAAAAAAAAGCATATTATGATACCTTTAAGCAATACCAACCCTTTGTTTGGATAAAATATGGACATTTTTACAACCCTAGCATCCCATTCTATAATTACCCCTATACTTTTGGGTATTTATTGAGTTTAGGCCTATTCACCATAGCAAAACAGGAGGGCATAAAATTTAGTGTTAAATTCAAAGGATTCTTAAGTGAAACTGGAAAAAAGCCTGTTGAAGAATTATTGCAACAATACTTTCATATTGATCTTAAGAACCCAAACTTTTGGCAACAGTCGATAGATCATATTTTAAAAGATATAGAAGAATACATTAAGCTAGCAGATATAAAATGA
- a CDS encoding SDR family oxidoreductase has translation MNNRTAIVTGTSSGFGYYTVIELVKLGFHVIATVRNQEKANQLKENLESKNIDVQQVTIELLELTDTNSIQSFTDKLHNYNTIDILVNNAGFVVGGFVEEISIEQFHKQFETNVFGLIAVTQAVIPFMRKQKQGKIINISSGMGLMGFPSMSPYAASKHAVEGFTESLRLELKPFGIHSVLIEPGAYATSMVPDYQNVEQSSPYSQFNKNVQNSIKNFDQGNPIDVAKLVAAISQMNKPKLRYPIGKGVKSQMFMKNLLPWNMWEKIMLKVLKM, from the coding sequence ATGAATAATAGGACTGCTATAGTGACGGGGACATCAAGCGGTTTTGGTTACTATACTGTAATCGAACTCGTTAAATTAGGTTTTCATGTCATTGCAACAGTAAGGAATCAAGAAAAGGCCAATCAATTAAAAGAAAATCTTGAAAGCAAAAATATAGATGTGCAACAAGTCACTATTGAATTGTTAGAATTAACAGATACAAATTCCATCCAATCTTTTACAGATAAACTACATAACTATAATACTATAGACATACTTGTGAATAATGCCGGATTTGTTGTGGGGGGGTTTGTTGAAGAAATCTCTATTGAACAATTTCATAAGCAGTTTGAAACAAATGTCTTTGGATTAATCGCTGTAACTCAGGCTGTTATCCCTTTTATGAGAAAACAAAAACAAGGTAAAATCATTAATATAAGCAGCGGAATGGGCTTAATGGGGTTTCCATCTATGTCACCGTATGCTGCCTCAAAACATGCTGTAGAAGGTTTTACAGAATCTTTAAGATTAGAATTAAAACCGTTTGGCATTCATTCCGTTTTAATTGAACCGGGTGCATATGCAACGAGTATGGTCCCAGATTATCAGAATGTAGAACAATCCTCTCCTTACTCACAATTTAATAAAAACGTTCAGAATTCAATTAAGAATTTCGATCAAGGAAACCCTATTGATGTAGCAAAATTGGTTGCAGCTATTTCTCAAATGAATAAACCAAAGTTAAGATACCCCATTGGAAAAGGAGTAAAATCACAAATGTTTATGAAAAATCTTCTACCATGGAATATGTGGGAAAAAATAATGTTGAAAGTTCTAAAAATGTGA
- a CDS encoding MATE family efflux transporter: MEHTLRSSQSNSQIIKFILVLALPAVIENFFQTILGFVDTLFVSKLGLIEVAAVGVTNAILAIYFAVFMALGVATNVFVAKNIGAGNKNKASQIGQQAIILSIFAGVLFGLISLFFAEPLLKLMGVEKDVLAHAMTYFRIVAIPSILISLMFVLSSILRGTGDTKTPMKVSIMANLLNILLDYILIFGFFFIPSFGLAGAAWATVLSRLIGVIGLSMYMFKSKSIQIVKENWKIDKQSQLNLMRLGTPAAGERLVMRVGQVLYFGMIVAIGTNTFAAHQIAGNIEIFSYMIGYGFATAATTLVGQKLGENDYDGAKKYANMSMILGATCMTIFGILLFFLGNWAASFFTSDIVVMQQIALALKIDAFIQPVLAIVLILTGIYQGGENTKFPMYITAIGIWLIRTIGVYFLGIYLGWGIAGIWIAIGLDNLFRAICLWIRYKNNRWRLNT; encoded by the coding sequence ATGGAACATACTTTACGTTCATCCCAATCAAATAGTCAAATAATTAAATTCATACTTGTTCTAGCCTTACCAGCAGTAATAGAAAATTTTTTTCAAACTATTCTTGGTTTTGTAGATACTCTATTTGTTTCTAAATTAGGATTAATAGAAGTGGCAGCTGTTGGTGTAACTAATGCTATATTAGCTATATACTTTGCAGTTTTCATGGCACTTGGAGTTGCAACAAATGTTTTTGTTGCTAAAAATATTGGGGCAGGGAACAAAAACAAAGCGAGCCAAATCGGACAGCAAGCTATTATTCTATCTATTTTTGCAGGAGTATTGTTTGGACTCATTTCTTTATTCTTTGCTGAACCACTTTTGAAACTTATGGGAGTAGAAAAAGATGTTCTTGCTCATGCCATGACTTATTTTCGTATTGTAGCTATTCCCTCTATTTTGATTTCATTAATGTTTGTCCTTAGTAGTATTTTAAGAGGTACAGGAGATACAAAAACACCTATGAAAGTAAGTATTATGGCAAATTTATTGAATATCTTATTAGATTACATACTCATCTTTGGTTTTTTCTTCATTCCTTCATTTGGTTTAGCAGGGGCAGCATGGGCAACAGTTCTATCTAGATTAATTGGAGTGATTGGACTATCTATGTATATGTTTAAATCAAAATCCATACAAATTGTAAAGGAAAATTGGAAGATTGATAAGCAATCACAGCTAAATTTAATGAGATTAGGTACTCCTGCTGCTGGAGAAAGACTTGTGATGAGAGTAGGACAGGTGCTCTATTTTGGAATGATTGTAGCAATAGGGACCAATACATTTGCAGCTCATCAAATTGCAGGAAATATTGAGATATTCTCTTATATGATTGGATACGGATTTGCCACAGCTGCTACTACTCTAGTAGGTCAAAAACTAGGTGAAAATGATTATGATGGAGCAAAGAAGTATGCAAATATGTCTATGATCCTAGGTGCAACTTGCATGACTATTTTTGGAATCTTGTTATTTTTTTTAGGAAACTGGGCAGCGTCTTTTTTTACAAGTGATATTGTTGTAATGCAGCAAATAGCACTTGCACTAAAGATTGATGCTTTCATTCAACCCGTCCTTGCAATCGTTCTTATTTTAACGGGAATCTATCAAGGAGGAGAAAACACAAAATTCCCTATGTATATTACGGCAATTGGAATCTGGTTAATAAGAACAATTGGGGTTTACTTTTTAGGGATATACCTTGGGTGGGGAATTGCTGGAATATGGATAGCAATAGGTCTTGATAACTTATTTAGAGCTATCTGTTTATGGATTCGCTATAAAAATAATAGGTGGAGATTGAATACATAA
- a CDS encoding NIPSNAP family protein, with amino-acid sequence MIYRRKTYKIEASLRSEFNLHFNKTLLPTQLKYGARLVGRWMTKGKNKDEIEIFAIWEYDSYEDYINIENKVRSDKEHVNRIQDWFEKIGGREKLKKYLKDEIKEDFLETTLL; translated from the coding sequence ATGATTTATCGTAGAAAAACTTATAAGATAGAAGCAAGCTTAAGAAGTGAATTTAATTTACATTTTAACAAAACTTTATTACCTACCCAGCTCAAATATGGAGCTAGACTAGTAGGGAGATGGATGACCAAAGGAAAAAATAAGGATGAAATCGAAATATTTGCCATTTGGGAGTATGATAGTTATGAAGATTACATAAATATTGAAAATAAAGTTAGAAGTGATAAAGAGCACGTTAATCGTATTCAAGACTGGTTTGAGAAAATAGGAGGAAGAGAGAAACTCAAGAAATATCTTAAGGATGAAATTAAAGAGGATTTTTTAGAAACCACTTTACTATAA
- a CDS encoding DeoR/GlpR family DNA-binding transcription regulator: MFSDERRLEILKILEQNGRVLAKDLAIKFDISVDSVRRDLSIMEEQGVLKRTHGGAIPVPEVRHIPQSPSKRYGEGSVFQNTIAKLAVSYIKENQTLFIGGAAIHYVMLKYLPTDIPFTVITNSVETAYHLRDLGNVQTFLIGGNVKSSGNITDSIANEFVKQFTFDLCFATAGALSSKGLSTATPDVSVFYKNVLDHSKKNVALIEHFKFGLDMFSCMYPIKGIDVIITDEDTLEEEINAIKSLGVEVIVARN; encoded by the coding sequence ATGTTTTCAGATGAAAGAAGACTTGAAATTCTAAAAATATTGGAGCAAAATGGACGTGTTCTTGCTAAGGATTTGGCGATTAAATTTGATATCTCAGTTGATTCAGTTAGAAGAGATTTATCAATAATGGAAGAACAGGGTGTCTTAAAAAGAACACACGGCGGAGCTATACCTGTACCGGAAGTTAGACATATCCCTCAATCTCCATCTAAACGCTATGGAGAAGGCAGTGTTTTTCAGAATACGATTGCGAAATTAGCTGTTTCTTATATTAAAGAAAATCAAACGTTATTTATAGGCGGTGCTGCTATACATTATGTAATGCTAAAATATCTCCCAACAGATATCCCTTTTACGGTAATTACTAATTCAGTTGAAACGGCTTATCATTTAAGAGATTTAGGTAATGTGCAGACTTTTTTAATAGGTGGAAATGTTAAAAGTTCAGGAAACATTACCGATTCTATAGCAAATGAATTTGTAAAGCAATTTACATTTGACTTATGCTTTGCAACTGCTGGGGCATTATCATCAAAAGGATTAAGTACTGCTACACCAGATGTTTCAGTCTTTTATAAAAATGTGCTTGATCATTCAAAAAAAAATGTAGCTTTAATAGAACATTTTAAATTTGGCTTAGACATGTTTTCTTGTATGTATCCTATTAAGGGAATTGACGTTATTATTACAGATGAAGATACATTAGAAGAAGAGATTAATGCCATTAAATCACTAGGTGTAGAGGTTATAGTAGCCAGGAATTAA
- a CDS encoding IS3 family transposase (programmed frameshift) — protein MTKRKRRTFSPEFKQQMVQLYKRGKPRKDIIREYELTPSALDKWVVQSDTSGLFKEKDNLTPEEQELRELRKEIKQLRMENDIFKASSADHRTKVNVIKNNRHKYSISAMCKVLNISRSTYYYEAKENSSEDNLASTMIDIFNASRQNYGTRKMKIELAKLGYQVSRRRIGRIMKEQGLVSTYTIAQFKPHPTTYNESKQINELNRNFDQEEELNVVVSDLTYVRVNQKWHYICVFIDLFNREIIGYSTGPNKDAALVYRAFASIQRDLRKIQYFHTDRGNEFKNKLIDEVLETFDIKRSLSMKGCPYDNAVAEATFKIIKTEFIRRHQFASLEELSIELQDYIHWFNYIRIHGTLGYLSPIEYKLEHLKKVV, from the exons ATGACAAAAAGAAAACGAAGAACATTTAGTCCGGAATTCAAGCAACAAATGGTGCAGCTTTATAAAAGGGGTAAACCACGTAAAGATATAATTAGAGAGTATGAATTAACACCATCAGCACTTGATAAATGGGTTGTGCAGAGTGATACATCGGGATTGTTTAAAGAAAAAGACAATTTAACCCCTGAGGAACAAGAGCTAAGAGAACTTAGAAAAGAAATCAAACAACTTCGAATGGAAAATGATATTT TTAAAGCAAGCAGCGCTGATCATAGGACGAAAGTAAATGTGATTAAGAATAATCGTCACAAATACTCGATATCAGCAATGTGTAAAGTCCTAAACATCTCAAGAAGCACCTATTATTATGAAGCAAAGGAAAATTCCTCGGAAGATAATCTGGCATCTACTATGATTGATATTTTTAATGCAAGTCGTCAAAATTATGGAACTCGCAAGATGAAAATCGAGTTAGCTAAGTTAGGATATCAGGTATCTAGACGACGAATTGGTCGGATTATGAAAGAGCAGGGATTGGTTTCTACCTACACCATCGCACAATTTAAGCCACATCCAACAACGTATAATGAGTCTAAACAAATAAATGAATTGAACCGTAATTTTGATCAAGAAGAAGAATTGAATGTGGTCGTCAGTGACCTAACCTATGTAAGAGTCAATCAAAAGTGGCATTACATATGTGTATTTATTGATCTTTTCAACAGAGAAATCATCGGGTACAGTACAGGTCCTAACAAAGATGCAGCATTGGTTTATCGTGCGTTTGCATCTATTCAGAGAGATCTTCGTAAAATACAATATTTCCACACAGATCGTGGAAATGAATTTAAAAATAAGTTGATAGATGAAGTGTTAGAGACATTTGATATTAAGCGTTCTTTAAGTATGAAAGGTTGTCCTTATGATAATGCTGTAGCCGAGGCTACGTTTAAAATCATCAAAACAGAGTTTATTAGAAGACATCAATTTGCTAGCTTAGAAGAGTTATCCATAGAACTGCAAGATTACATACATTGGTTTAATTACATTCGAATTCATGGAACATTAGGATATTTAAGCCCGATTGAGTATAAACTTGAACACCTTAAAAAAGTTGTCTAG
- a CDS encoding aminoglycoside phosphotransferase family protein: MNNKEELTGGRIGKIHKIGETVVRPSNKWTKDIHCFLQFLHEEGVNFVPKPYGINEKEEEIISFMPGDVFNYPLPEKLLTDSMIVSSSKLLLEFHKYSEKYVTRLTNDEQWMLSETYPIEVMCHGDFAPYNVTVENNEATGIIDFDTLHPGPKMWDIAYAIYRWVPFDYHGNLKEQIRKSKLFLDTYGVDSESKNSFVGVLIKRLKSLIDFMRFEASNGNKDFQLHIEEGHIELYLNDIGYLERNEEQITQGIKSI, encoded by the coding sequence ATGAACAATAAAGAAGAACTTACAGGGGGTAGAATCGGGAAGATTCATAAAATTGGAGAAACTGTTGTTAGACCCTCTAATAAATGGACAAAGGATATACATTGTTTTTTACAATTTCTTCATGAAGAAGGAGTTAATTTTGTTCCAAAACCATACGGTATAAATGAAAAAGAAGAGGAGATTATTTCCTTTATGCCCGGTGATGTTTTTAATTATCCATTGCCAGAGAAACTATTAACAGACTCAATGATCGTATCTTCATCAAAATTATTATTAGAGTTTCATAAGTATAGTGAAAAATATGTTACAAGACTAACAAATGATGAGCAGTGGATGTTATCAGAAACTTATCCTATTGAAGTAATGTGTCATGGGGACTTTGCACCCTATAACGTTACTGTAGAGAACAATGAAGCAACTGGTATTATCGACTTTGATACTCTCCACCCAGGACCGAAAATGTGGGATATCGCATATGCCATTTACAGGTGGGTACCATTTGACTATCATGGTAACCTAAAGGAACAAATAAGAAAATCGAAGCTGTTTCTGGATACTTATGGAGTAGACTCTGAAAGTAAAAACTCTTTTGTTGGAGTATTAATAAAGCGATTAAAAAGCCTAATAGATTTTATGCGTTTTGAAGCAAGTAATGGTAACAAAGATTTTCAATTACATATAGAAGAAGGTCATATTGAATTATATTTGAATGATATTGGATACTTAGAAAGAAATGAGGAGCAGATAACTCAAGGTATCAAATCAATATAA
- a CDS encoding penicillin-binding protein 2: MDKRRILITLLCFTLIIGMLGSRLFWIQVVETRSYSTLDINLIERSINQRESGVILSSGRGHFYDRNGDSLTGRLVHVVAVFPNRSHFQGNEQKIKKLVSILDISLEEWTEFFNSINEPVIWKENATATIPYILTANEVAIINGLHLPGIQAIQYELRYPDPYIASHLIGFVGENPSRIKKLYPTKIDSGEMSINTLIGASGLEKTFDSLIQSVEDTSLSFFTDGKHRVIPGLDLRLIQSTNPFYPLKIKTTIDKNIQQNVEMIQATYTNHNSAVVVLDTLNADVLAMSSLPDYDPNRVTMTENHWGNQALKAQIPGSIFKIIVAAAALENDLVDPKEKFECNGYLGKYRFTCWRKEGHGTISFEEAFAQSCNITFAKVMKRMSSNMLVQTFSKLGGLQKNGWFQNHGDFVFYQFDHEEIGQIFSTNTDKEDEGVKAQTSIGQRDVLMTPLQAANLVVTLLNQGEVKQSRVVKEIRYQNDSFKQAFDDQFLSTGERNISLQTSNLLLHWMEEVVQDGTGKSLKRNPWKLAGKSGTAEVIVDGRKGENQWFIGYGPYIDPRYAIAVFVQNPYEGGQHIATKIFGEIMGWLAKNGY, translated from the coding sequence TTGGATAAAAGAAGGATCCTAATCACATTATTATGTTTTACATTGATTATTGGAATGTTAGGCTCAAGATTGTTCTGGATTCAAGTAGTTGAGACGAGAAGTTATTCAACTTTAGACATTAATCTTATCGAGCGTTCCATTAATCAAAGAGAATCTGGAGTTATACTATCCTCTGGAAGAGGTCACTTTTATGATCGTAATGGAGATTCATTAACAGGGCGGTTGGTTCATGTTGTAGCCGTTTTTCCAAATCGAAGTCATTTCCAGGGAAATGAACAAAAAATAAAAAAATTAGTGAGTATATTAGACATTTCATTAGAAGAGTGGACTGAATTCTTCAATAGTATAAATGAACCAGTCATTTGGAAGGAGAATGCAACAGCAACAATTCCATATATATTAACAGCCAATGAGGTAGCGATCATCAATGGACTCCATTTACCAGGCATTCAAGCTATCCAATATGAACTAAGATACCCTGATCCTTATATTGCAAGCCATTTAATTGGTTTTGTAGGTGAAAACCCGAGTCGAATAAAAAAGTTATACCCAACTAAAATCGATAGTGGAGAAATGTCCATAAATACCTTAATTGGTGCTAGCGGATTAGAAAAAACATTTGACTCACTTATTCAAAGTGTAGAAGATACATCTCTTTCATTTTTCACAGATGGGAAACATCGAGTGATTCCTGGATTAGATTTAAGACTCATTCAGTCTACTAATCCATTTTATCCTTTAAAAATTAAGACTACGATTGATAAAAATATTCAACAGAACGTGGAAATGATACAAGCCACATATACAAATCATAATAGTGCTGTGGTGGTTTTAGATACTCTTAACGCTGATGTACTAGCAATGTCGAGTCTTCCTGATTATGATCCCAATCGAGTAACCATGACTGAAAATCATTGGGGCAATCAAGCTTTAAAAGCTCAAATCCCTGGTTCGATATTTAAAATCATTGTTGCAGCTGCGGCATTAGAAAACGACTTAGTAGACCCAAAGGAAAAATTTGAATGTAATGGTTATCTTGGAAAATATAGATTTACATGCTGGAGAAAGGAAGGGCATGGTACGATTTCATTCGAAGAAGCCTTTGCACAATCCTGTAATATTACGTTTGCTAAAGTGATGAAACGAATGAGTTCTAACATGTTAGTGCAAACATTCAGCAAGTTAGGTGGTTTACAGAAAAATGGATGGTTTCAAAATCATGGAGACTTTGTATTTTACCAATTTGATCATGAGGAGATAGGGCAAATTTTTTCAACAAATACAGATAAAGAAGATGAAGGTGTAAAAGCTCAAACCTCAATTGGCCAAAGGGATGTATTGATGACTCCGCTGCAAGCAGCTAACCTTGTTGTTACTTTGCTTAATCAAGGTGAAGTAAAGCAATCAAGGGTAGTAAAGGAAATCCGTTATCAAAATGACTCTTTTAAACAAGCTTTTGATGATCAGTTTCTAAGTACTGGTGAACGCAATATTTCATTGCAAACTTCAAATCTTTTATTGCATTGGATGGAGGAGGTAGTACAAGACGGTACTGGCAAAAGTCTAAAAAGGAATCCTTGGAAACTAGCAGGGAAATCTGGGACTGCAGAAGTGATTGTTGATGGGAGAAAAGGAGAGAATCAATGGTTTATTGGTTATGGTCCTTACATAGATCCTAGATATGCGATAGCTGTATTTGTTCAAAATCCTTACGAAGGAGGGCAACATATAGCTACGAAAATTTTTGGAGAGATTATGGGGTGGTTGGCCAAGAACGGATATTAG